A window of the Elusimicrobiales bacterium genome harbors these coding sequences:
- a CDS encoding FlgO family outer membrane protein — translation MELSNRVVRAALRRPLLIAIALLLPAAVHAEPLEKLARKLASGLPKQSKLKLAVLGFPYAGGMSSSGSAIVQERLTTYLAKDGLEVIERGLLNKLLEENKLEMSGVLDPASTRQLGKVIGADAVVTGTLNDIEKDTEVNARIIEASTGKILAAETARLERTWTDSPAAPPRPAGKMLGRPVAQIAILLDTSNSMDGLISQARSQLWKIIAELGGAEKKGARPEIQVALYEYGNNTLRAADGYVRMVSSFTTHLDAVSEQMFSLKTDGGDEYCGWALRDAVSNPGWLDYGDVYKAVFIAGNEPFTQGPVDFHESARLAQAKGIFVNTIYCGPRQMGVAMQWKSASDISGGDFMNIDQDAVAVYARAPQDEEIEKLDASVQETYIPYGGAGRAGFATAQSAGAHAKAAGASAARAMALAAAPAAESSWDAASAVENGSLKSSEMKSELLPENMRGMSAAEREKYVAAQLEKRKAAREKILKLQEERRKYLAAQPEQKNTFGGAVISAARRQAELKGFSFK, via the coding sequence ATGGAGTTGTCAAACCGGGTCGTGCGCGCCGCATTGCGGCGCCCGCTGCTGATTGCAATCGCGCTGCTGCTGCCCGCCGCAGTCCATGCCGAGCCGCTGGAAAAGCTGGCGAGAAAACTGGCCTCCGGGCTGCCGAAACAGTCCAAACTCAAGCTGGCGGTGCTGGGGTTTCCGTACGCCGGGGGAATGTCAAGCTCCGGCTCCGCGATAGTGCAGGAGCGGCTCACGACTTATCTGGCCAAGGACGGTCTGGAGGTCATAGAGCGCGGCCTGCTTAACAAGCTGCTAGAGGAAAACAAGCTGGAAATGTCCGGCGTGCTGGACCCTGCTTCAACCCGGCAACTGGGCAAAGTCATCGGCGCCGACGCCGTGGTAACCGGCACGCTCAACGATATTGAGAAAGATACCGAGGTCAACGCCAGAATCATAGAGGCCTCAACCGGCAAAATCCTCGCCGCCGAAACCGCGCGCCTGGAGCGCACCTGGACGGATTCCCCCGCCGCGCCGCCGCGCCCCGCCGGGAAAATGCTGGGCAGGCCGGTGGCGCAAATAGCGATTTTGCTGGACACTTCAAACAGCATGGACGGCCTCATCTCCCAGGCCCGCAGCCAGCTCTGGAAAATAATAGCCGAGCTTGGCGGCGCCGAGAAGAAAGGCGCCCGTCCCGAAATACAGGTTGCGCTTTACGAATACGGCAACAACACCCTGCGCGCCGCCGACGGATATGTGAGAATGGTGTCGTCTTTCACCACGCATCTGGACGCGGTGTCGGAGCAGATGTTCTCGCTCAAAACCGACGGCGGAGACGAATACTGCGGCTGGGCGCTGCGCGACGCCGTCAGTAATCCGGGCTGGCTGGATTACGGCGATGTTTACAAGGCCGTCTTCATCGCCGGAAACGAGCCGTTCACCCAGGGGCCCGTGGATTTCCATGAAAGCGCGCGGCTGGCGCAGGCGAAAGGGATTTTCGTCAACACCATTTACTGCGGCCCGCGCCAGATGGGCGTGGCGATGCAGTGGAAATCCGCCTCCGATATCTCCGGCGGGGATTTCATGAACATAGACCAGGACGCCGTTGCCGTCTACGCGCGCGCCCCGCAGGATGAAGAGATTGAAAAGCTGGATGCCTCCGTGCAGGAAACCTATATTCCCTACGGCGGCGCGGGCCGGGCCGGTTTTGCCACGGCGCAAAGCGCGGGGGCGCATGCAAAGGCCGCCGGCGCGTCCGCGGCGCGGGCGATGGCGCTGGCCGCCGCCCCGGCGGCGGAATCCTCCTGGGACGCCGCCAGCGCGGTGGAAAACGGCAGCCTCAAATCCTCCGAGATGAAGTCGGAGCTGCTGCCCGAGAATATGCGCGGCATGAGCGCCGCCGAGCGCGAAAAATACGTCGCCGCGCAGCTGGAAAAGCGCAAGGCCGCGCGCGAAAAAATACTCAAGCTCCAGGAGGAGCGGCGCAAGTATCTCGCCGCCCAGCCGGAGCAGAAAAACACCTTCGGCGGCGCAGTCATTTCCGCCGCGCGCCGCCAGGCTGAGCTGAAAGGCTTCTCCTTCAAATGA